The Aspergillus chevalieri M1 DNA, chromosome 5, nearly complete sequence genome includes a region encoding these proteins:
- a CDS encoding NAD(P)/FAD-dependent oxidoreductase (COG:E;~EggNog:ENOG410PUIZ;~InterPro:IPR006076,IPR036188;~PFAM:PF01266;~go_function: GO:0016491 - oxidoreductase activity [Evidence IEA];~go_process: GO:0055114 - oxidation-reduction process [Evidence IEA]) — MMDKDSKIVIIGAGIFGLSTAYQLASEGYRNVVVLDRHMPPVPDGSSSDISRVIRFDYADDDYLELAYEAYLEWRDSPRYKGIFFPAEYVLVGKTSPYWITKTTAALDKESLPWTKLESVASTKEQFPVLTGDLANPGFFGHNNHQAGWADAAKAVSQLRDDCFELGVSFICGRGGTIFGLETDSQKAIKYAKTLAGTRVEGDHFVLSTGAWASGLVPMYNSTLSTAQVLGYVRLTSSEMEKYKNLPIYSNFSTGWFNFPPHEDTRTLKMAIHGWGYTRTPTPEDCNTIPSNISSPPLIPPRERRNFFPADGEVRLRQGLREILPELGDRPFEKLAMCLYTDTPTGNFVMDYHPDYANLFIGGAGSGHAFKFLPILGNYMSLALKKRLPSKLAQKWRFRKEYEVQNDTFKGDGSRGGPIRRELGPQERAKL; from the exons ATGATGGACAAAGATAGCAAGATTGTAATTATCGGAGCTGGAATATTTGGCCTCTCAACGGCCTACCAGCTCGCGTCCGAGGGCTATCGGAACGTGGTCGTTCTCGACCGACATATGCCACCG GTCCCAGATGGATCTAGCTCTGATATTTCCCGAGTCATTCGATTCGATTATGCGGACGACGACTACCTGGAGCTTGCATACGAAGCCTACTTGGAATGGAGAGACTCACCGAGGTACAAGGGCATTTTCTTTCCGGCCGAATACGTCTTGGTTGGCAAAACGAGCCCCTACTGGATTACGAAAACAACGGCTGCGCTTGATAAAGAGAGCTTGCCTTGGACCAAGCTTGAAAGTGTGGCTTCAACAAAGGAGCAGTTCCCTGTGCTGACTGGAGACCTCGCAAATCCTGGGTTCTTTGGACATAACAACCATCAAGCTGGCTGGGCAGATGCCGCGAAGGCTGTTAGCCAGCTCCGGGATGACTGCTTTGAGCTCGGTGTATCATTCATTTGCGGTCGTGGAGGGACCATATTTGGACTCGAAACCGACTCCCAGAAGGCCATCAAATATGCTAAAACCCTCGCTGGCACCCGGGTTGAGGGTGACCACTTTGTGCTGTCAACCGGAGCCTGGGCCTCTGGCTTGGTTCCTATGTACAACTCAACTCTGTCAACCGCGCAAGTGCTGGGATACGTTCGGCTGACGTCTTCTGAGATGGAGAAGTACAAGAATCTGCCTATCTATTCAAACTTCTCAACTGGGTGGTTTAACTTCCCCCCACATGAAGACACCCGGACATTAAAGATGGCAATTCACGGATGGGGGTACACCCGTACCCCAACCCCAGAAGACTGCAATACTATTCCATCGAATATTTCCTCGCCGCCTTTGATCCCTCCCCGCGAGCGTCGCAACTTTTTCCCGGCGGATGGGGAGGTCCGTCTCAGACAGGGCCTACGAGAGATACTTCCGGAGCTGGGTGATCGGCCTTTCGAGAAGCTAGCTATGTGCTTGTATACGGACACGCCAACTGGGAATTTCGTCATGGATTACCACCCTGACTATGCTAATCTGTTTATTGGAGGTGCGGGTAGTGGACA CGCATTCAAGTTCTTGCCAATCCTGGGAAACTACATGTCGCTGGCTCTCAAAAAGCGCCTGCCATCAAAGCTGGCCCAGAAGTGGCGATTTCGAAAAGAATACGAAGTTCAGAATGATACATTCAAAGGAGATGGAAGCCGTGGAGGACCGATCAGACGGGAATTGGGACCCCAGGAGAGAGCTAAGCTCTAG